Proteins encoded in a region of the Panicum hallii strain FIL2 chromosome 3, PHallii_v3.1, whole genome shotgun sequence genome:
- the LOC112886461 gene encoding uncharacterized protein LOC112886461, whose amino-acid sequence MGWKAAEKLIRHWKILRGDNVMIIRGKDKGETGLIKRVIRSQNRVIVEGKNLVKKHIKQGEGHTGGIFSIEAPLHVSNVQVVDPVTGKPCKVGYKYLEDGTKVRFARGMNASGAVIPRPEILKERRKPRPASPGPKDTPIELVLEKTYDEKAGIGMPDL is encoded by the exons ATGGGGTGGAAGGCTGCGGAGAAGCTTATCAGGCACTGGAAGATCCTCCGCGGTGACAAT GTGATGATCATCAGAGGCAAGGACAAGGGAGAGACAGGGCTCATCAAGCGGGTGATTCGGTCGCAGAATCGCGTCATcgtcgagggcaagaacttg GTTAAGAAACACATTAAGCAAGGGGAAGGGCACACAGGTGGTATTTTCTCGATTGAAGCACCACTTCATGTTTCAAATGTCCAGGTTGTTGATCCTGTGACTGG GAAACCGTGTAAAGTTGGATATAAGTATTTGGAAGATGGGACCAAAGTCAGATTCGCTAGAGGCATGAATGCATCTGGTGCTGTGATACCCAGGCCAGAAATTTTGAAGGAGAGAAGAAAACCAAGGCCCGCATCAC CTGGCCCAAAGGATACACCAATCGAACTTGTGCTGGAGAAGACATACGATGAGAAAGCTGGGATCGGTATGCCTGATCTATAG
- the LOC112884308 gene encoding putative RING-H2 finger protein ATL69, giving the protein MSAYLRASAIATAPALAPAAAAAGGVGLGYGIAIAVGVLILVSTVMLISYLCVLTKTDAAHAATLLAAPAAPSPAAAAAVPGLDVAAIDAMYPKYPHVAGTGDDGDGGGGSCAICLGDFARGDALRRGPGCGHRFHACCAERWLRVSATCPVCRDSPVATPLAEAVPLAAHAR; this is encoded by the coding sequence ATGAGCGCGTATCTACGCGCCTCGGCCATCGCCACCGCACCCGCGCttgctcccgccgccgccgcagcgggcGGCGTGGGCCTCGGCTACGGCATCGCCATCGCGGTCGGCGTCCTCATCCTCGTCTCCACCGTCATGCTCATCTCCTACCTCTGCGTCCTCACCAAGACCGACGCCGCGCACGCCGCCACGCTTCTCGCTGCCCCCGCGGCCccgtcccccgccgccgcagccgccgtgcCGGGCCTCGACGTCGCCGCCATCGACGCGATGTACCCCAAGTACCCGCACGTCGCCGGCACCGGTgatgacggcgacggcggcggcggctcgtgcGCCATCTGCCTCGGCGACTTCGCGCGCGGCGACGCGCTGCGGCGCGGTCCCGGGTGCGGGCACCGCTTCCACGCGTGCTGCGCCGAGCGGTGGCTCCGGGTGAGCGCCACCTGCCCCGTGTGCCGCGACTCGCCCGTCGCCACGCCGCTCGCGGAGGCCGTGCCACTCGCCGCGCATGCGCGGTGA
- the LOC112885938 gene encoding heterogeneous nuclear ribonucleoprotein Q-like, translating into MSRRTENAASTKSVELVKQEDHLEFDDPDEEDEEEEVEYEEIEEEVEYEEVEEEEEEEEEEEKSEVACEGDAKHDSKMVDVDQKDEDEKEKHAELLALPPHGSEVYVGGISSDVSSEDLKNLFESVGEVVEVRIRGKGDNKLYAFVNFRAKELALKAIQKLNNKDLKGKKIKVSSSQEKNRLFIGNVPKHWTLDDFKNAVEEVGPGVLKVNLPKAPRSDRHKGYGFIDYYNQPCAEYARQKMSTPEFKLDTNAPTVNWADPKNSGESASTAQVKSLYVKNLPKTVTEEQLKNLFEHLGEITKVILPPAKAGHENRYGFVHFKERYMAIKALKKTERYELDGQVLDCSLAKADKKDNTVSVPTVKGSPLLPSYTPLGYGLAGANPLGNGLAGAYNPLGNGLAGVYNPLGNGLAGAYGVLPARAAQPILYAPGAPSASTMTPMVLPDGRLVYVPQPAGQQTVHLASPPAQQGGRRYGGSGSGGGGSSSGGRRQRGDDRGSNSNNSRRGRHRPY; encoded by the exons ATGTCAAGGAGGACAGAAAATGCTGCTTCCACCAAATCAGTTGAATTGGTCAAACAAGAAGACCATTTGGAGTTTGATGATCCTGAcgaggaagatgaagaggaagaagttGAGTATGAAGAAATTGAGGAGGAGGTTGAGTATGAAGAGgtagaagaggaagaggaagaggaagaggaggaggaaaaATCTGAAGTTGCGTGTGAAGGTGATGCTAAACATGACAGTAAAATGGTGGATGTTGATCAAAAGGATGAGGATGAAAAAGAGAAGCATGCTGAGCTTCTTGCTCTTCCTCCTCATGGATCTGAAGTGTACGTTGGGGGCATCTCCTCAGATGTATCTTCTGAAGATCTCAAAAATCTATTCGAGTCGGTTGGAGAAGTCGTGGAA GTGCGGATACGAGGAAAGGGGGATAACAAGCTATATGCTTTTGTTAATTTCAGAGCTAAAGAACTGGCTTTAAAGGCTATCCAAAAGTTAAACAATAAGGACCTAAAG GGAAAGAAGATAAAAGTTTCTTCCTCTCAGGAAAAGAACAGGCTATTTATTGGGAATGTACCCAAACATTGGACACTGGATGATTTCAAAAACGCAGTGGAAGAAGTTGGTCCTGGAGTTTTAAAAGTTAATCTCCCGAAG GCACCACGTTCAGATCGCCATAAGGGTTATGGCTTTATTGATTACTACAACCAGCCATGTGCAGAGTATGCTAGGCAGAAGATGTCTACCCCAGAATTCAAACTAGATACAAATGCTCCTACTGTCAACTGGGCAGATCCTAAGAATAGTGGTGAATCTGCTTCTACTGCGCAG GTTAAATCTCTATATGTCAAAAACCTGCCCAAGACTGTTACTGAAGAGCAGCTGAAAAATCTGTTCGAGCATCTTGGAGAAATTACAAAAGTTATTCTTCCTCCTGCAAAAGCTGGTCATGAAAATCGGTACGGTTTTGTTCACTTTAAGGAACGGTACATGGCTATTAAGGCTTTGAAGAAAACCGAGAGATATGAACTTGATG GCCAGGTACTGGATTGTTCACTTGCAAAAGCTGATAAGAAGGATAATACTGTATCAGTACCTACTGTGAAAGGAAGTCCATTGCTGCCAAGTTATACCCCACTTGGATATGGACTGGCGGGGGCCAATCCACTTGGAAATGGACTGGCAGGCGCTTATAATCCACTTGGAAATGGACTGGCAGGTGTTTATAATCCACTTGGAAATGGATTGGCAGGTGCTTATGGTGTGCTTCCTGCTCGTGCTGCACAG CCAATTTTGTATGCTCCAGGTGCTCCTTCAGCTTCAACAATGACCCCAATGGTTCTGCCAGATGGCCGTCTTGTATATGT ACCACAACCTGCAGGTCAGCAGACTGTGCATCTGGCTTCGCCTCCGGCGCAGCAAGGTGGTCGTCGTTATggtggcagcggcagcggcggtggtGGATCCAGCTCTGGTGGAAGGCGGCAGAGAGGAGACGACCGTGGTAGTAATAGCAACAACAGCCGCAGGGGCCGACACCGTCCCTACTGA
- the LOC112885939 gene encoding probable sugar phosphate/phosphate translocator At5g25400 has protein sequence MGAGDDAAPAKAAMEVSSSSTSASPAPPPSVLRSVLLSYAYVGIWISLSFSVIVYNKYILDPKMYGWPFPISLTMIHMAFCATLAAALVRVLRVVDVPASPPMTPRLYAASVVPIGALYALSLWFSNSAYIYLSVSFIQMLKALMPVAVYSLAVAFRTDSFRRASMLNMLGISAGVAVAAYGEARFDAFGVALQLAAVAAEATRLVLIQILLTSRGMSLNPITSLYYIAPCCLLFLAVPWYAVELPRLRAAAASAAGLARPDVFVFGTNSLCAFALNLAVFLLVGKTSALTMNVAGVVKDWLLIAFSWTVIKDTVTPVNLVGYGIAFLGVAYYNHAKLQGLKAKEAERKAAATAVPKPDDAEAATRLLPEKDGGDGDRKN, from the coding sequence ATGGGCGCCGGCGACGACGCCGCGCCGGCCAAGGCCGCCATGGAAGTCTCCTCGTCGTCGACCTCCGcctccccggcgccgccgccatcggtGCTCAGGTCCGTGCTGCTGTCGTACGCGTACGTGGGCATCTGGATCAGCCTCAGCTTCTCGGTGATCGTGTACAACAAGTACATCCTGGACCCCAAGATGTACGGCTGGCCCTTCCCCATCTCGCTCACCATGATCCACATGGCCTTCTgcgccaccctcgccgccgcgctcgtCCGCGTGCTCCGCGTCGTCGACgtccccgcctcgccgcccatGACGCCGCGCCTCTACGCCGCCTCCGTCGTCCCCATCGGCGCGCTCTACGCGCTCTCGCTCTGGTTCTCCAACTCCGCCTACATCTACCTCTCCGTCTCCTTCATCCAGATGCTCAAGGCGCTCATGCCCGTCGCCGTCTACTCCCTCGCCGTCGCCTTCCGCACCGACTCCTTTCGCCGCGCCTCCATGCTCAACATGCTCGGCATCTCCGCGGGCGTCGCCGTCGCGGCGTACGGCGAGGCGCGCTTCGACGCGTTCGGCGTCGCGCTccagctcgccgccgtcgccgccgaggCCACGCGGCTCGTGCTCATCCAGATCCTGCTCACCTCCAGGGGCATGTCCCTCAACCCCATCACCTCGCTCTACTACATCGCGCCCTGCTGCCTCTTGTTCCTGGCCGTGCCGTGGTACGCCGTCGAGCTGCCCAggctgcgcgccgccgcggcgtcggcggcggggcTGGCGCGGCCCGACGTGTTCGTGTTCGGGACCAACTCGCTCTGCGCCTTCGCGCTGAACCTGGCCGTGTTCCTGCTGGTGGGGAAGACGTCGGCGCTGACCATGAACGTGGCCGGCGTAGTCAAGGACTGGCTGCTCATCGCTTTCTCATGGACGGTGATCAAGGACACCGTCACGCCCGTCAACCTCGTCGGCTACGGCATCGCCTTCCTCGGCGTCGCCTACTACAACCACGCCAAGCTGCAGGGGCTGAAGGCGAAGGAGGCCGagaggaaggcggcggcgaccgcggtgcCCAAGCCGGATGACGCGGAGGCGGCCACGCGGCTGCTGCCGGAGAAGgatggcggcgatggcgaccgCAAAAATTGA